TGCCGATCTTATCGGCAGCAGAGCAGCTATCCGAAAGAAGATTCTATCCGCGCACCACGGATGTCCAGTGAAccacaccaccacccaccaccacggccaaacgaaaaaaaaaggtcgcTAACGAGACTTACGATCGAGGGACGAAgtgagggaaaagagaaaccgtGAAAAAAGTAACAGGAGCGAGAGATGACAGGCAGCTACAGACACTCAGACAACCGTGCTCGCACGACACCCACACGCATTAAAagcagaaggaggagggcaactgcccccccccccccacaggTCTCGTCTTTCGTTTGTCGTCACAAAGCATTTGCCTGTCCAACATGGGAGCAGCGAAACAAACAAGATATGCAATTTGAAGTAAattaacagaaaaaaaaagaaggaaaggaataataaagcaaaaataagacACTAAAAGTTGAGTCGTGTTAGCGTTTGGGTAAATACGTATAAGCTAAGGTGGATGGGTGAAGGGAGGCAATGTGGGAAAACTAATAGGGAGCGAAATGGTAAGGAACTCCCCCTACTCCAGAAGGGCAGCGAAATTATAGTCTAACACAACGAAGTGGTTGTGGTCGCGCAACAGATAATGCCGGCAGCCCATTTCCTTCAGTCTACTTGCTATACGATTGAAACTCAACAACTCTTCCTCGTTACGGAAACCATAATAAGCTGCGTAGCCACTCCGCTCATCCTCTCCCTCTGAATAGCAGGAATCGGCGACAGAAGGCGACTCCCCTAGGCCGTCACGCAGAAGCTGGCCCCATGGCACTTCACTCGTAAAGAGGAGCTTCACATTAAATTGATATAGCTCATCTACGAGAATAACAAACTGCTGCGCTGCGTTCCTATTTAACCTGCTGATCTGCGGTATGTTTGTAATTATAACCGTGTGGAAAGTTTTGGCAAGGCACTGGAAGTCGGGGGGTCCGAGCGCACCACAAATATCCCTGAAATCGAACAAAGCAATCCCGCCGCAGTGGTACGGGACAACGAGCTCCCGTCCGTAAAGCCATATGGTTGCCCCCTTTACCCACGTGCGACTACCCGAGATGCCACGCTCTACACGGCGGACGAgttgtgccgctgcctcgaTCGTGTTGgggtggaggaaaatggCATCGTGGTGGCCGGTAGACGCGTTCTCGCGGTAGTCTCGGATGTTTTCACAGTGAACAATGTCGCAGTAGTACCACAGCAACGGCACACACCTCGCAAAAGAATCGGAGATGGAGGTAAGGTCCTGCGGTGGACGGTTGCTTGTTGCGAACAGTATCAGGCCCCGTGGCAGCGCGATGGAGAAGAAACCAGCTAGTAGTGATGCATGCGTGACGTCGATGGTCTGAAACTCATCCAAACACAGAATTGGTGATTCCTGAAGAATGTCATTCACCACTGTGTCCATTGGCCGCAGACGATGGTCTCGTAACTCCGTCTCCGCTTTCTGAAGTCGCTTGACCAAATCACACATGAACGAATGGAGGTGCACACGCCTCTTGCTAACGTGCGGAATTTCTGAGAGTTCGAAAAGATCCATAACAAGCGTCTTACCTATACCAACGTCCCCCCACAGGTAGAGCCCCGTCCTCTTATCAACACCAAGATTCTCCGGCCAGTGGACTTTTATGTCCCGCGTAACAGTGTCGGGGGATGCACGCCGGAGGAAGTGCGACCCCGCGTGCCAAAGCGATTGCGCCAACGCTCTGCATGTTTCCAGACGGGCATAACTACTAGTAATTCCACTGTAGCCACCAGAGTTGGCAAACGTGCCCTTACCACCCGACCCTTTCGCGAGCGGGGGTTccgctccttttttccctGAAGAACTCTCACGCACCTTTATCGAATTCGCCAGTTTCGTACAGGCCTGTACCATCAGCCTCTGTCCGGGCTCTTCCCTTAGCACACCCTTCTGCACCAAACAATTGTacatttcctccacagtCCTCCTGTCCGAAACGTGAGCTCGCCACATATTGCGGGTACACAACGAAGCTCTCATAACTGCCTACTCACTGCCAAAATAGACCAACCGCCACGTACGtacagaaagggaaaagatggACAAAGGACAGAGACGCAAGACCTAGCAACAATGATGCGCATGTATAGTCACGCAcgcaaagagagagaaatacATATTTATGATCGTAGTCGTCAACTCAGCTAGTGCACAGCGCTCTCACCAAGAAGTCAGATCTGTACCCGCACCGTAAGAaacatcctcctccttccgtGAGAGCACTAAGAGGCACCGGAATGTGAAAACCCTTaggggaggaaaggaatCGACCCTACGCATCCTCAAGTACAAGCCGGCGGAGGGTCTCGAGTTTTTCCACGTCGTCATCGCTCAGTGAGTGTTTTCCGCTGATGGCGCCTGTTATTATTTGGTTGCACTCTTTGAGGAGTTCCGCCACACCCATCGCCTCAGCCGCAAGGCACGTCACCGCACCTCCCACCGCACGCCCAGGGAGGTCGACGTGCACGTGAAAGCGGGAGTGGATAAGAAGGCTACACAGAAGCGCGAAGAGCGCGCCGCTACGTGCCGTGTCAGTAGTGAAGGTGTCTTCTTCCACACGTTTCTTCACTTCTTGCTTCATTGAAGCGAGCGTCTCACGCTCAACCTTCTTATTCAGTTGATGGAAGCCGGATACTGCGATTTGGGCGGTACAGCTCATGTCACGCAGAAGCTTTGTGAAAGTCTCCACAGATTTACCCATTGCCGCATCAACGAGCGGGGAGAGGCTTTGACGCTGCTGTTCTGGAAGAGCCTTCAGGGCTTTTTGAAGCAAAGCAGCAGTAGGaggttgttgtttctgctggTCTTCTTTCACCATTAAtgcctcacacacacactcatacACACCTGCGCTGTCAAGACCTTCATTCAGCAGAATGTCGCGTAGGAGCGCAAAGGCACGGTCGGTGAGAAGGTGGCGGTTGAGGGCTACACAGGACGTCTCGTCAAATTTTGTCGTTGCCCACAAAACACCCTTCTCAGCAATCACCATGCCACACCATGCGGTGCCAAGCGACGACTGAAGGTTTGTACGCATCCTTTTCCAGTCCACGGAAACGTGCTGCTCAGCCGCTGCGGCGAGCTCGCTGTATACCTCCTGCGCTACTACTTTCCACTCTGAGGTCAACTCTGCGAGCACATCCTGGTATTGTTCTAGGGGCAGACCCGTGACATCCGCTACCGCTCGCAACAGtatctcttcctcctcctcaccaaACTCACGACTAACCTTCGatttcctcccctttgcCCCACTTTCCCTTATTTGCAAGTCGTAAGAAGATTCCAGCCGTTTTTTCACCGTGGGTAGCACAGACTCATGAAGCAGCACGCCGCAGTCTAGTAGAGTGCACGACGTAACAATAGGATGCAACTCGCGTAACCGCCGCAAAAGAATATCGGAGTCCTTTTCGAAGTCTACAGAAAGTGGAAGGTGGGTTGACAGGTCCACAACCAAGGCGTCGCCGTGTGCTAAGTCTTCAAGGACAACCAAGTTTGCCAGAAACCTGTCGGAAAGAAAGCATGCGGAAAGCGCATGCCCCGCATTTGGGTACTTTTCACTGCGTGCAACCGAAGGCGATTCCGTATTGGCCGTGGACGCAGCCTGGACACGGCGGGTCCGCCTTTTCGGAGCGTCACCTTGTGCTGTAGCCTCCATAACGGGGTTATATTTTGTCGAAAGGAATTCCCTCGCCTGCGTGATGCCTTTCCTATGCAGCAAGGCGTACTCAATGAAACCATTCGAGAGGTAAACGTTTTCCACCTCATTTGCACGGTCTTGTTCGAAGTAAGTTGGGATGTAAACCCGTCCTTCAATTTTTCCGGGTAGGTCATTCCTCACGGCCTCGATGAGGACATCCACTAACGGGGCAAAGAGGTTGTGTCGCTCGAAGAAGGTCGTCAAGTTGACGGGCTCCGTAGCAGCCAGTAATCCCGCGCGGAGCACGACCTTTTGCGCTCCAACAAATTGTTTTGTGTGCAGGGCGCCCCCCTGAAGAACGGCGCGTAGCCGTCCCGACTCAACCGCACCAGTTAAAAGGTTTTGGGCGAACAGGGATGTGAAGCGGTGTATCCTTGCGAACTCTGAAACAGCGACaaaccccttttccttcaggaCATCTTGCGCTGCAGAGACGGTCGAGTCCAGGTATTCATCTGTCATGAGTTCCGCAGCCTCGAGACGTATATTAGGTTCTTCAAGCACCTCCGGTAGCACGCGCTCAATGTGTATCATGTGCACAGTTAAAAGACCAGGGAGATCGGTTACATTCATGCGCCCGCCATTGGCGTGTACCTCATCAATGACTTCACGTCGCAACTGATCCCACGTCAGGTATTCCTTACCGTCAACAGTGAACAACAGGTCGACAAACTTTTTTCGCTGCAGCACATTAACAATCTCCACCACATTGCGCTCGGTGATCTGGTTAGGAATATCCTGCCGCTGGATTGCCTGAAATTTGCGTATCAGTTCACTCAGCTCCAACTCACTCATTTCTTCCTAAGGATATCGAGGGAAGTGTGTTGAGGTTGGGGcaaagtaaataaattacAGGAATAAACAGGAGAAAGACCAACCGCCATAAGAGACGGTACAACAATGCACCTGTGCGTGCTTGTGTCTTCAGGGCTGTCGCAAGTGACTTTTCGTTTTCGTCTGCGCTAGTAAGAGAAAGCTCATGCGTGAGAGACGGGGGAGGGTAACGCTCTTGCCGTTTAGCACAAGGAGTATAATCATCTCATTAGAGAAATGCTATTTTGTACACGAAAGCACATGTGTGCCACGGGAGAAGACTTTGCGCCGCCTTTCATCCTGGAAAGAATACTCCACGTGGTGTATATCACTTTCACCATCGCCAACAATGCGAGTTATGCACGTGCACTCCGCATTCTCCGGGATGGCTTCAAGATAATTGATCTCAAAGCTGACAGAACGGAACTCTGCTGCGGGTCTCGCAGCACCCAGATGAATCTGCGTGAAAGTGTCAGCTAAAATGGCTAAAGCACCCCCGTGTGTGGAGCGGAACCCATTCAGTGCCCGTTGGTTCGCCCTCCATGAGAAACCCATTGACTCGCCATCACAAGCCTTAACACCTGTAGGTGTAAACTGCACCGTCCGCATAACGTTGGAACAGAAACCATCTGAACTGTTAATGAGTTCTGCTGCCCGCTTCTGTGCTTGGGAGACGGTCACAGTGCCCACCCTACAAAATCCGCGCTGCATCTTACGAACTCTCCGTTACCCTCTTACGCCCCCAGAGTTGTGGAGGCAAACACTCCTTTGTGCCGACCCTTTTCCACCCGCTCAGCGGAAGTGAAACCTTACAGATAGGGTCACAGGAAACCCACCTAAATGATGACAAACTACCACAGGAATAAAGCAAGCCagtgaaggtgaagaaaagTGATCTTGTGTtcagagggggaaaagaaggtacGCGCGCAAAGGTGGGACGAACGGGTGCACTCACAaaggaagcagaagaagTGCAAACAAGCGAAACCAAACCCACGACAGGTTGGAGTGCCGACGACTGGGATCAAATACCCTCCGGGGAGTCACCTTTACCATCGCAAATTCGTCTCTCACCTCCCGATgcaacgaaaacaacaacaacaacaacaaagccCCTCTCCCCACAAAATCCATTAAGGTGACCTCCTCCTGTTATCACTCACGTTACCGATTGGAACTTGCTACGACGCAGACCACGTGAACGTGACATCCCCAACTACATCCTCGTGTGAGAGGCCAAACGTTTGTGGCTCCTCCAAATCAACGAAATGTTTTGCTCGTCGTAGCATACGCTGGCGAGAGGCAGGAAGCACTTTACTGCTATTTTCCATCGCAGTGAACTCGTTGAACGGAAGACAATTCAGGCTgatcaacttttttttaacgAGTTTGTCGCCACATGTTCTTGCGTGAAGACTCATCAGTCGTTTTGTAACCTCCTCGCCGCAACGCCTGCAACGGTAGAAGAAATCACAAGAAAATTCGTCGGGATCGTCGTCACGCGGCCGCTTACGCTGCCCACCATTGATTTTGTGGTGTAGTTCATCATAAGAGGAACAGCCCCAGTATGTTGAACCGTAGGTGCAGAACACCTCCTCGCCGGGATCTATGTCACGTGCggcaacaacgaaaacacGTCCCGCTAGCATGTCGT
The genomic region above belongs to Trypanosoma brucei brucei TREU927 chromosome 10, whole genome shotgun sequence and contains:
- a CDS encoding ATPase, putative codes for the protein MRASLCTRNMWRAHVSDRRTVEEMYNCLVQKGVLREEPGQRLMVQACTKLANSIKVRESSSGKKGAEPPLAKGSGGKGTFANSGGYSGITSSYARLETCRALAQSLWHAGSHFLRRASPDTVTRDIKVHWPENLGVDKRTGLYLWGDVGIGKTLVMDLFELSEIPHVSKRRVHLHSFMCDLVKRLQKAETELRDHRLRPMDTVVNDILQESPILCLDEFQTIDVTHASLLAGFFSIALPRGLILFATSNRPPQDLTSISDSFARCVPLLWYYCDIVHCENIRDYRENASTGHHDAIFLHPNTIEAAAQLVRRVERGISGSRTWVKGATIWLYGRELVVPYHCGGIALFDFRDICGALGPPDFQCLAKTFHTVIITNIPQISRLNRNAAQQFVILVDELYQFNVKLLFTSEVPWGQLLRDGLGESPSVADSCYSEGEDERSGYAAYYGFRNEEELLSFNRIASRLKEMGCRHYLLRDHNHFVVLDYNFAALLE